Within the Oncorhynchus kisutch isolate 150728-3 linkage group LG13, Okis_V2, whole genome shotgun sequence genome, the region taacactggagaatttgctgtgCATGAATATCACAATTTCCACCCCAGAACAGTATACTACTTAGAGTTTGATCATGATAAACTAAGTATACAGTCAAATCTACCATTTTGGTAGACTATGATTGTCAGATTAAGACAAGATTGGCATTTTCTTTTTGCACATATAAGTAACTTGCTTTGTCCGAGCCAGAcaggcccataggacaggagccaatCTCCTGTTTATGTAGTGTGAGGCAGcatgatgtacaagtacaccccctggacagaatAGTAATGTATCGCAGGGCCTTTTGCACAGATTCTGTAAGACATTTCACTCAGCCTTCATTTTGTCTCTGATATCCGAAGGCAAGGTTTCAAACAGGACGTCCTCCACCACTAGGCCGCCCCGCTTCAACGCCCGGCAGAACCGCAGCTCTGGAGGCAGGAGCTCAAAATGGTTGCCCTTCAGTTCCAGGTGTGTCAATAGAACCAGGTATGAGATCTTTGGTGAGAGCAAAGACAGTGTATTCTTGCCCAGCTTAAGGGTTTTGAGCTTCTTGCAAAAGAAGAGCTCGTCTGGGAGGTTCTCGATCTTGTTGCACGTGACAGAGAAATACTGAAGACTCTGTAGGACGCCGATCTCCGGCGGAATGAACCGGATGTCGTTGTTGGACAGGTCCAGGTAACGAAGCTTGTTGCATAAGAACAGGTGCGAGGGCAAGATCTCTATCTTGTTGTGACTGAAGTAGAGGCGCTCCAGGCTGCCAAGCTTCTTGATGTGCTCAGGGATGTAGCAGATACTGTTGTGCCAGAGTTTCAGGCACGTCAGCTTGTGGAGGTGCTGGCAGCTGACTATCTCCTCAATGGAGCGCAGGTTGTTTTCCTTCAAGTCCAATTCCTGTAGAGTTAGAGTTATACAAATGTATTTTAAGTGTCACTCCACAATATTACAGGAATTGGCAATACATATGACATATTTGAAGTCAAGAAAACAGCCCAGAACAGAGTTAGCTGGAGATGCACCTTTTTAGGCCCTTTGCTCAACTAGGAGCTTAAAGTCATTACATATTTAAAAACCACATTATGGGCCACTCAGTGTGGAGACACTGTAGGGAATCGTACCAGACAGTCATAGTACTGTATATCAAACCTGTAGGTTGACCATTCTAGATAGAGTTTGAGACACTGTACGCGATCATAGCAGGCGGTCAAGGTACAGCATATCATACCTGTAGGTTCGTGAGGCTAAAGACAGCATGTGGGATGCGTTCCAGGTCACAGTGCACCAGCTCCAGTTCAGTCAGGTTCACCATCTTCTTCAGGTTGTTGAGCATCACCAGCTTGGTGCCATCGTTGTAAACGTATAGCCTCTGCAGGTGGCTGGACACGTCTACGATGGACTGGGGAATCTTTGTAAAGTTACTTTTGAGCGAGAGGGTCTTCAGATTCTTCAGCTCCCTTAGAGACTCCAGAACCACATTCTTAGAAGCGTCAGGACTCAGTGAGCCAATGAGATAGAGCTCCTCTAGATTCCGCAGATGGTACAGCCAATGAGGCAGTTCCCTGCTGTCATCAAACTTTACCCTGAGCACCTTACATAAAGATAGAATGATactttattataaaaaataaataaaacatgccaCACCAAAGACTACCAGAATAGCATACCTTAAGGTTATCCTTGAGGAAGGAAGTGGCTGTGGTGTGGCTCTTTAAGCAACACTGATACAGAGATAGCTCCTGGAGGTTTTCCAGCTGGGCGATGGAAGCTGGGATGGTTACATTGTTGATGATCTCTAGCTTCAGGGATTGGAGCTCTGTCACCTCGAAGATGGTGTCTGGGAGCCCAGACAGCATGAAGAGCTGCAGCTCCAGTCTGTTGTTATGGTTGGTCAGCAGTCTCTGACGCAGCTTCTCTGGTGTCCACTCATGGTTCAGATTCAGCTGTTTCAGTTTGTTCTCACTGACCTCAGACAGGAACACTGCGAacctgagagaaagaaagaataatACGTTATTGTCCAATGTAAACAGATATGCTATGGAAACTTCTTTTGTCTTCTGCTTTATTCCAACCCCGAATGGTTGGAGCAGAGGGTAGCCATACAACTGCACCCGAATGGTTTGTTTTACAATTGAAGGCATTACATACTTATCAACAGCGAGCTGAATTACTTGAAACAATttacaattttaaaaaaatatatattttacacctTTTGGAGTACAGTGGGTCGTACTGGTCGATCATGTGCAGCATGAAGGCAAAGTCAT harbors:
- the LOC109902741 gene encoding volume-regulated anion channel subunit LRRC8C isoform X3, whose translation is MLMIGVFGCTLQVVQDKIICLPQRISMANQTIPNKTELVSPVVSQDVHEMMGLKTNLDLQQYSFINQMCYEKALHWYAKYFPYLVLIHTLIFMVCSNFWFKFPGSSSKIEHFISILGKCFDSPWTTRALSEVSGENPEEKVLLDNKNNSASKAILNVSVEGNLDSLEKTQSLKSIPEKIVVDKPTASALDKKEGEQAKALFEKVKKFRLHVEEGDILYVMYVRQTVLKVFKFLLIIAYNSALVSEVQITVKCSVDIQDMTGYKHFSCNHTMAHLFSKLSYCYLCFVAVYGFTCLYTSYWLFYRSLKEYSFEYVRQETGIDDIPDVKNDFAFMLHMIDQYDPLYSKRFAVFLSEVSENKLKQLNLNHEWTPEKLRQRLLTNHNNRLELQLFMLSGLPDTIFEVTELQSLKLEIINNVTIPASIAQLENLQELSLYQCCLKSHTTATSFLKDNLKVLRVKFDDSRELPHWLYHLRNLEELYLIGSLSPDASKNVVLESLRELKNLKTLSLKSNFTKIPQSIVDVSSHLQRLYVYNDGTKLVMLNNLKKMVNLTELELVHCDLERIPHAVFSLTNLQELDLKENNLRSIEEIVSCQHLHKLTCLKLWHNSICYIPEHIKKLGSLERLYFSHNKIEILPSHLFLCNKLRYLDLSNNDIRFIPPEIGVLQSLQYFSVTCNKIENLPDELFFCKKLKTLKLGKNTLSLLSPKISYLVLLTHLELKGNHFELLPPELRFCRALKRGGLVVEDVLFETLPSDIRDKMKAE
- the LOC109902741 gene encoding volume-regulated anion channel subunit LRRC8C isoform X5; amino-acid sequence: MANQTIPNKTELVSPVVSQDVHEMMGLKTNLDLQQYSFINQMCYEKALHWYAKYFPYLVLIHTLIFMVCSNFWFKFPGSSSKIEHFISILGKCFDSPWTTRALSEVSGENPEEKDNKNNSASKAILNVSVEGNLDSLEKTQSLKSIPEKIVVDKPTASALDKKEGEQAKALFEKVKKFRLHVEEGDILYVMYVRQTVLKVFKFLLIIAYNSALVSEVQITVKCSVDIQDMTGYKHFSCNHTMAHLFSKLSYCYLCFVAVYGFTCLYTSYWLFYRSLKEYSFEYVRQETGIDDIPDVKNDFAFMLHMIDQYDPLYSKRFAVFLSEVSENKLKQLNLNHEWTPEKLRQRLLTNHNNRLELQLFMLSGLPDTIFEVTELQSLKLEIINNVTIPASIAQLENLQELSLYQCCLKSHTTATSFLKDNLKVLRVKFDDSRELPHWLYHLRNLEELYLIGSLSPDASKNVVLESLRELKNLKTLSLKSNFTKIPQSIVDVSSHLQRLYVYNDGTKLVMLNNLKKMVNLTELELVHCDLERIPHAVFSLTNLQELDLKENNLRSIEEIVSCQHLHKLTCLKLWHNSICYIPEHIKKLGSLERLYFSHNKIEILPSHLFLCNKLRYLDLSNNDIRFIPPEIGVLQSLQYFSVTCNKIENLPDELFFCKKLKTLKLGKNTLSLLSPKISYLVLLTHLELKGNHFELLPPELRFCRALKRGGLVVEDVLFETLPSDIRDKMKAE
- the LOC109902741 gene encoding volume-regulated anion channel subunit LRRC8C isoform X1, which codes for MIPVTEFRQFSEQEPAFRVLKPWWDVFTDYLSVVMLMIGVFGCTLQVVQDKIICLPQRISMANQTIPNKTELVSPVVSQDVHEMMGLKTNLDLQQYSFINQMCYEKALHWYAKYFPYLVLIHTLIFMVCSNFWFKFPGSSSKIEHFISILGKCFDSPWTTRALSEVSGENPEEKVLLDNKNNSASKAILNVSVEGNLDSLEKTQSLKSIPEKIVVDKPTASALDKKEGEQAKALFEKVKKFRLHVEEGDILYVMYVRQTVLKVFKFLLIIAYNSALVSEVQITVKCSVDIQDMTGYKHFSCNHTMAHLFSKLSYCYLCFVAVYGFTCLYTSYWLFYRSLKEYSFEYVRQETGIDDIPDVKNDFAFMLHMIDQYDPLYSKRFAVFLSEVSENKLKQLNLNHEWTPEKLRQRLLTNHNNRLELQLFMLSGLPDTIFEVTELQSLKLEIINNVTIPASIAQLENLQELSLYQCCLKSHTTATSFLKDNLKVLRVKFDDSRELPHWLYHLRNLEELYLIGSLSPDASKNVVLESLRELKNLKTLSLKSNFTKIPQSIVDVSSHLQRLYVYNDGTKLVMLNNLKKMVNLTELELVHCDLERIPHAVFSLTNLQELDLKENNLRSIEEIVSCQHLHKLTCLKLWHNSICYIPEHIKKLGSLERLYFSHNKIEILPSHLFLCNKLRYLDLSNNDIRFIPPEIGVLQSLQYFSVTCNKIENLPDELFFCKKLKTLKLGKNTLSLLSPKISYLVLLTHLELKGNHFELLPPELRFCRALKRGGLVVEDVLFETLPSDIRDKMKAE
- the LOC109902741 gene encoding volume-regulated anion channel subunit LRRC8C isoform X2, yielding MIPVTEFRQFSEQEPAFRVLKPWWDVFTDYLSVVMLMIGVFGCTLQVVQDKIICLPQRISMANQTIPNKTELVSPVVSQDVHEMMGLKTNLDLQQYSFINQMCYEKALHWYAKYFPYLVLIHTLIFMVCSNFWFKFPGSSSKIEHFISILGKCFDSPWTTRALSEVSGENPEEKDNKNNSASKAILNVSVEGNLDSLEKTQSLKSIPEKIVVDKPTASALDKKEGEQAKALFEKVKKFRLHVEEGDILYVMYVRQTVLKVFKFLLIIAYNSALVSEVQITVKCSVDIQDMTGYKHFSCNHTMAHLFSKLSYCYLCFVAVYGFTCLYTSYWLFYRSLKEYSFEYVRQETGIDDIPDVKNDFAFMLHMIDQYDPLYSKRFAVFLSEVSENKLKQLNLNHEWTPEKLRQRLLTNHNNRLELQLFMLSGLPDTIFEVTELQSLKLEIINNVTIPASIAQLENLQELSLYQCCLKSHTTATSFLKDNLKVLRVKFDDSRELPHWLYHLRNLEELYLIGSLSPDASKNVVLESLRELKNLKTLSLKSNFTKIPQSIVDVSSHLQRLYVYNDGTKLVMLNNLKKMVNLTELELVHCDLERIPHAVFSLTNLQELDLKENNLRSIEEIVSCQHLHKLTCLKLWHNSICYIPEHIKKLGSLERLYFSHNKIEILPSHLFLCNKLRYLDLSNNDIRFIPPEIGVLQSLQYFSVTCNKIENLPDELFFCKKLKTLKLGKNTLSLLSPKISYLVLLTHLELKGNHFELLPPELRFCRALKRGGLVVEDVLFETLPSDIRDKMKAE
- the LOC109902741 gene encoding volume-regulated anion channel subunit LRRC8C isoform X4; translation: MANQTIPNKTELVSPVVSQDVHEMMGLKTNLDLQQYSFINQMCYEKALHWYAKYFPYLVLIHTLIFMVCSNFWFKFPGSSSKIEHFISILGKCFDSPWTTRALSEVSGENPEEKVLLDNKNNSASKAILNVSVEGNLDSLEKTQSLKSIPEKIVVDKPTASALDKKEGEQAKALFEKVKKFRLHVEEGDILYVMYVRQTVLKVFKFLLIIAYNSALVSEVQITVKCSVDIQDMTGYKHFSCNHTMAHLFSKLSYCYLCFVAVYGFTCLYTSYWLFYRSLKEYSFEYVRQETGIDDIPDVKNDFAFMLHMIDQYDPLYSKRFAVFLSEVSENKLKQLNLNHEWTPEKLRQRLLTNHNNRLELQLFMLSGLPDTIFEVTELQSLKLEIINNVTIPASIAQLENLQELSLYQCCLKSHTTATSFLKDNLKVLRVKFDDSRELPHWLYHLRNLEELYLIGSLSPDASKNVVLESLRELKNLKTLSLKSNFTKIPQSIVDVSSHLQRLYVYNDGTKLVMLNNLKKMVNLTELELVHCDLERIPHAVFSLTNLQELDLKENNLRSIEEIVSCQHLHKLTCLKLWHNSICYIPEHIKKLGSLERLYFSHNKIEILPSHLFLCNKLRYLDLSNNDIRFIPPEIGVLQSLQYFSVTCNKIENLPDELFFCKKLKTLKLGKNTLSLLSPKISYLVLLTHLELKGNHFELLPPELRFCRALKRGGLVVEDVLFETLPSDIRDKMKAE